The Shewanella sp. KX20019 genome window below encodes:
- a CDS encoding electron transfer flavoprotein subunit alpha/FixB family protein — MAILVLAEHDNASLKLDTAKVVACGQAIGGDIDVLVVGHNCGDVVGSAQQLNGIRKVLVADAAVYVNGLAENTAEVVTEVAADYEYVLAAASSHGKNVLPRVAALLDVNQLSEVIEVVSNDTFVRPIYAGSALATVQSLDDKKVITVRSSAFDAVAGDGSAELVTLTQEIAPQVEFVSQSLTESERPELGSASVVVSGGRAMGNSENFGILEQLADKLGGALGASRAAVDAGFVPNDLQVGQTGKIVAPDLYIAVGISGAIQHLAGMKDSKVIVAINKDPEAPIFQVADYGLEADLFDAVPQLLEQL, encoded by the coding sequence ATGGCAATTTTAGTATTAGCAGAACACGATAACGCCAGTCTAAAACTGGATACCGCTAAAGTGGTGGCATGCGGTCAAGCCATTGGTGGCGACATTGATGTACTCGTTGTCGGTCACAACTGTGGCGATGTGGTTGGCAGTGCACAACAGCTCAATGGCATACGAAAAGTATTAGTTGCCGATGCCGCCGTTTATGTTAACGGCCTAGCTGAAAACACTGCGGAAGTCGTCACTGAAGTTGCAGCGGACTATGAGTATGTGCTTGCCGCGGCTTCTAGCCATGGTAAGAATGTATTGCCTCGGGTAGCGGCATTACTCGACGTAAACCAGTTATCAGAAGTGATAGAAGTGGTGAGTAATGATACCTTCGTTCGTCCTATCTATGCTGGCAGCGCGTTAGCGACAGTCCAGAGCTTGGATGACAAGAAGGTGATCACAGTGCGCTCAAGTGCATTTGATGCAGTGGCAGGCGATGGCAGTGCTGAACTTGTGACATTGACGCAAGAGATTGCGCCTCAAGTTGAGTTTGTATCTCAGAGTTTGACCGAATCAGAGCGCCCTGAACTGGGAAGCGCGTCTGTTGTTGTCTCTGGCGGGCGTGCAATGGGCAACAGTGAGAACTTTGGCATACTAGAGCAACTTGCCGATAAGTTAGGTGGGGCACTGGGTGCATCACGTGCTGCAGTAGACGCAGGCTTTGTGCCTAACGATCTGCAAGTGGGGCAAACGGGTAAAATTGTTGCGCCTGATTTGTACATCGCCGTGGGGATTTCTGGTGCTATCCAGCATCTCGCTGGCATGAAAGATTCAAAAGTGATCGTGGCAATCAACAAAGATCCTGAAGCGCCAATTTTCCAGGTGGCTGACTATGGATTGGAAGCTGATCTGTTTGATGCTGTGCCACAGCTATTAGAGCAGCTTTAA
- a CDS encoding electron transfer flavoprotein subunit beta/FixA family protein, whose product MKVLVPVKRVVDANVKVRVNADNTSVDTANLKMAINPFCEIAVEEAVRLKEAGSASEVIVMSIGPKASQEQLRTALALGADRAIHIQTDEDLVPLSVAKLIHAVQKKEQVDLVILGKQSIDSDNNQTGQMLAAIGKMPQATFASEVKVNAEQLTVTREVDGGLQTLMLPLPAVVTADLRLNEPRYAKLPNIMKAKRKPLETLTPADFDVTLKSHQSVVKVTPPAERSAGVMVSSVEELVEKLKNEAKVI is encoded by the coding sequence ATGAAAGTATTGGTGCCAGTAAAACGTGTCGTCGATGCCAATGTAAAGGTCAGGGTTAATGCTGACAATACAAGTGTCGATACCGCAAACCTTAAAATGGCGATTAACCCGTTTTGTGAGATTGCTGTAGAAGAAGCCGTTCGTTTAAAAGAAGCGGGAAGCGCTTCTGAAGTCATCGTCATGAGCATCGGTCCAAAAGCTTCGCAGGAGCAGTTGAGAACGGCGCTAGCACTCGGTGCTGATCGAGCTATCCATATTCAGACTGACGAAGACCTTGTGCCTTTATCTGTTGCTAAGCTAATTCATGCGGTACAGAAAAAAGAGCAAGTAGACTTAGTTATCTTGGGTAAGCAATCCATTGATAGCGACAACAACCAAACGGGTCAAATGTTAGCGGCGATTGGCAAAATGCCACAAGCAACCTTTGCCTCGGAAGTAAAAGTGAATGCTGAACAGCTGACGGTGACTCGCGAAGTTGACGGTGGACTGCAAACACTGATGCTACCTTTACCAGCTGTGGTTACCGCTGACCTGCGTTTAAACGAGCCACGTTACGCAAAATTGCCGAATATCATGAAAGCTAAACGTAAACCACTTGAGACACTCACTCCAGCCGATTTCGATGTGACCCTCAAGTCTCACCAGAGCGTCGTTAAAGTGACTCCACCTGCTGAGCGCAGTGCGGGTGTGATGGTATCTTCTGTAGAAGAGTTGGTTGAAAAGTTAAAGAATGAAGCGAAGGTGATCTAA
- a CDS encoding H-NS histone family protein, with the protein MSEFLDILTHGRRFKAAVKELSLEELKDLAVKLEKIIEEKASQAEAENEAMAERNAKIEEIRQQMEAIGLSVDDIGGAGVKPAPKKRAPRPAKYQIEVNGDMVQWTGQGRMPTVFKNELEKGRTMDDFLI; encoded by the coding sequence ATGAGCGAATTTTTAGATATATTGACCCACGGTCGCCGTTTTAAAGCAGCAGTTAAAGAGCTATCTCTTGAAGAGTTAAAAGATCTTGCTGTAAAGCTTGAAAAAATCATCGAAGAAAAAGCATCTCAAGCTGAAGCTGAAAATGAAGCAATGGCTGAGCGTAATGCTAAAATTGAAGAGATTCGTCAACAAATGGAAGCGATTGGTTTATCAGTTGACGATATTGGTGGCGCTGGCGTTAAACCAGCTCCTAAGAAACGTGCACCACGTCCAGCTAAATACCAAATTGAAGTGAATGGCGACATGGTTCAATGGACAGGCCAAGGCCGTATGCCAACTGTATTCAAGAATGAATTAGAAAAAGGTCGTACAATGGACGACTTCCTTATTTAA
- a CDS encoding amidohydrolase family protein has product MHNYKIKALVALLSVLTSYSTVANEQLTDNTPRITALSHATLMLSPGKTLNDATLLIENNRIKSIIKDNDIPEGVLEINLTGHIIYPGFIDPFTEYAIEYESVNEASDNPVYEIKRIGGNAENGAIHSEKEWFNYVYPDQEQAKEWINNGFTSVQSSYLDGIFRGRGVSLSLADKKANDIIYRAKTNQFMAFDKGSSIQDYPQSLMGSIALIRQTFSDARWYNDNISKSSNTSNNIEFNIALERLAGLEEQSFIFQTKNLNNQIRAARLLNEQKVRGSLIGNGREYARIDELKSYPYSLVLPLNYPAAPTIIDSDSARDVSLATLRHWESAPSNLAVVAQADVPFALTQYGIKADKFWPRLKQAIKRGLDEETALAALTTEAAEIAGISNMVGQLKPGFMADLVISNGNVFKDGKITSIWLQGEERQLINRDLAMLAQPYQLQINELTFDLNIAQDPSLSGTLSSGEKEITLANISFNQGRMTFSADLTEAGISGISRFTLWFDEAGLRGRLLDSNSQTIPFGGTKLELVIDDEPTQQQDQQATLKQVANQTSPNVAYGLQQQPIQDKLHIKNATLWTSAKNGVLNNTDLIISHGDIEEIGSKLRTPSGYHVIDATGMHLTAGIIDEHSHIALNGGTNEATDAVTSEVRIGDVINPDDIAIYRGLAGGVTTAQILHGSANPIGGQAQIIQLKWGDNAELLKFAGAPASIKFALGENVKQSHWGDNFNSRFPQSRIGVKSLFSEAFNEALAYRAAQKAYKKMRSSERRRTVAPQYNYRLEAVAEVLEQKRSVHIHSYVQSEILMFIRLAEAYNFKVGTFTHILEGYKVADEMAKHGAYASTFSDWWAYKFEVYDAIPQNTCLMQSKGVLTSINSDDYEMQRRLNQEAAKSMMYCGMTAEDAWKMITINPAIQLGIDEKVGSLVEGKQADIVLWTDSPLSVYAKVESTWVEGRRYFSREQDKRAQIDVETERAALIQKILHSDDADKLGETSSEKMEPEWHCDTHFNAWQQTAQGAL; this is encoded by the coding sequence ATGCATAATTATAAAATAAAAGCCCTTGTCGCTCTACTTAGTGTGTTAACCAGCTACAGCACAGTAGCCAATGAGCAATTGACGGATAATACGCCTAGAATCACTGCGTTAAGTCATGCAACGCTAATGTTGAGCCCCGGAAAAACGCTAAACGATGCCACCTTGTTAATTGAAAATAATCGAATAAAGTCGATTATTAAAGATAATGACATTCCCGAAGGCGTTCTTGAGATTAACTTAACAGGTCATATTATCTATCCAGGTTTTATAGATCCATTTACCGAGTATGCAATCGAATATGAATCAGTAAATGAAGCTAGTGATAATCCAGTTTATGAAATAAAACGAATTGGTGGTAATGCAGAGAATGGAGCGATTCATTCAGAAAAAGAGTGGTTCAATTATGTTTATCCCGATCAAGAACAGGCGAAAGAGTGGATTAACAATGGTTTTACCAGTGTTCAATCTAGCTATTTAGATGGCATTTTCAGAGGGCGTGGAGTCAGTTTATCTCTGGCGGATAAGAAAGCGAACGATATTATTTACAGAGCTAAAACCAACCAGTTTATGGCATTTGATAAGGGCTCATCTATACAAGATTACCCGCAGTCATTAATGGGGAGTATCGCGCTTATTAGACAAACATTTTCAGATGCACGTTGGTATAACGACAATATAAGTAAGAGTTCAAATACTAGTAACAACATTGAGTTTAACATCGCATTAGAGCGCCTAGCGGGTCTTGAAGAACAAAGCTTTATATTTCAAACCAAAAATTTGAATAATCAAATAAGAGCAGCTAGATTATTAAATGAGCAAAAAGTAAGAGGCAGCCTAATTGGTAATGGTCGTGAATATGCCAGAATCGATGAACTAAAGTCTTACCCATATAGTTTAGTGTTACCGTTGAATTATCCTGCCGCACCAACAATCATTGATAGTGACAGTGCACGTGATGTGAGTTTAGCGACACTAAGACATTGGGAAAGCGCGCCGAGTAACCTTGCTGTAGTCGCTCAAGCAGATGTCCCTTTTGCACTAACTCAATATGGGATAAAAGCCGACAAATTTTGGCCACGACTTAAGCAAGCAATAAAACGCGGCTTGGATGAAGAGACCGCCCTTGCCGCACTCACAACAGAAGCGGCAGAAATTGCAGGCATAAGTAACATGGTCGGCCAACTAAAGCCTGGCTTTATGGCTGATTTGGTCATTAGTAATGGTAATGTATTTAAAGACGGCAAGATAACAAGCATCTGGTTGCAAGGTGAAGAGCGTCAATTAATCAATCGTGATCTTGCTATGCTTGCTCAACCATACCAACTGCAAATCAACGAGCTCACCTTCGATCTAAACATTGCACAAGATCCCAGTTTAAGCGGGACTTTATCCAGTGGCGAAAAAGAGATAACCCTGGCCAACATCAGCTTCAATCAAGGTCGAATGACTTTTAGTGCTGATTTAACCGAAGCGGGTATTAGTGGCATTAGCCGCTTTACATTGTGGTTTGATGAAGCAGGCCTTCGTGGCCGCCTACTCGACAGTAACAGTCAAACCATCCCCTTTGGTGGTACCAAACTCGAGCTTGTTATTGATGATGAGCCAACGCAGCAACAGGACCAACAAGCGACCTTAAAGCAAGTTGCCAATCAAACATCACCTAATGTGGCCTACGGTCTACAACAGCAACCTATTCAAGATAAGCTGCATATCAAGAACGCCACTCTATGGACATCAGCTAAAAACGGCGTACTTAACAATACTGACTTAATTATCTCTCATGGTGACATCGAAGAGATCGGCAGTAAACTGCGTACGCCTTCAGGTTACCATGTGATTGATGCAACGGGTATGCACCTAACCGCTGGTATCATCGATGAACACTCACACATAGCGCTCAATGGCGGCACTAACGAAGCCACCGATGCAGTCACCTCTGAAGTCAGAATTGGCGATGTCATCAATCCCGACGATATCGCTATCTACCGCGGTCTTGCCGGTGGTGTCACCACAGCGCAAATTTTACATGGCAGTGCCAACCCTATTGGTGGTCAGGCACAGATCATTCAGCTCAAGTGGGGCGACAATGCCGAGCTGCTAAAGTTTGCAGGTGCTCCTGCCAGTATAAAGTTCGCTTTAGGTGAAAACGTCAAGCAGAGTCATTGGGGCGATAACTTTAATAGCCGCTTCCCGCAAAGCCGCATCGGTGTGAAATCACTCTTTAGTGAAGCCTTTAATGAAGCGCTAGCATACCGAGCAGCACAAAAAGCGTATAAAAAAATGCGTTCAAGCGAGCGCAGGCGCACAGTTGCACCGCAATACAACTACCGTTTAGAAGCTGTTGCAGAGGTATTAGAGCAAAAACGCAGCGTGCATATTCACTCCTATGTGCAGTCAGAAATTTTAATGTTTATCAGACTCGCCGAAGCTTACAACTTTAAAGTAGGTACCTTCACCCATATTCTTGAAGGTTATAAAGTTGCTGATGAGATGGCAAAACATGGTGCTTATGCATCAACCTTCTCTGACTGGTGGGCATACAAATTTGAAGTTTATGATGCGATCCCGCAAAACACCTGCTTGATGCAAAGCAAAGGCGTACTTACCAGCATCAACTCTGATGATTACGAAATGCAGCGTCGACTCAACCAAGAAGCGGCTAAATCGATGATGTATTGCGGCATGACAGCAGAAGATGCTTGGAAAATGATCACCATTAACCCTGCAATACAGCTAGGCATCGATGAAAAAGTCGGTTCACTGGTTGAAGGTAAACAAGCGGATATCGTGCTTTGGACCGATTCACCGCTGTCGGTTTACGCCAAAGTGGAATCAACTTGGGTTGAGGGCCGTCGCTACTTTAGCCGCGAGCAAGATAAGCGAGCTCAAATTGACGTTGAAACTGAACGCGCTGCATTAATTCAAAAAATCCTCCACAGCGACGACGCCGACAAATTGGGCGAAACCAGCAGCGAGAAAATGGAACCTGAATGGCACTGCGACACCCACTTCAACGCTTGGCAACAAACTGCTCAAGGAGCACTATAA
- a CDS encoding amidohydrolase family protein, producing the protein MMVTQSTKHAYSLLGVVATLVVSSAVFAHDMLPAPIESGVVLLTNATVHTVTEGELAQTDVLISEGKIIAVGQNLATPVTVDTAAPTDAEKATQNSSATTAGLIADAVVIDATNKHIYPGLIALDTTMGLVEVEMMRSSNDAYEVGFINPQLEAISAFNPDSEIIPTVRVNGITHAQVVPQGDGLAGQSALVSMDSWTIEDALVDSNKQFHLYWPYIRWLSSDTEKRQEQLDDLSQRVDKVHQAFADAHRYQLALKAGKIAKIDLRWQALTSLFDGNAQLFVHAQSQQQIEEAIALSKIYGFKIVIVGGYDAWRLADVLSEVNASVIYTQTLSLPKRRDEPIDLAFKIPALLKQANIPFALGFSSDWNSRNLPFAAGQTVAYGLTKSQALQSITLDAAKILGIDDMGAIAPGFKANIIIATGDILDPMQAAIESVYIDGRKIDLNNRHQQLYQKYLKR; encoded by the coding sequence ATGATGGTTACTCAATCAACTAAACACGCTTATTCGCTGCTTGGTGTTGTTGCTACTCTTGTTGTTAGTAGCGCGGTTTTTGCTCACGACATGCTACCAGCCCCCATTGAAAGCGGCGTTGTATTATTGACTAATGCCACCGTGCATACCGTTACTGAAGGTGAATTGGCACAAACTGACGTACTTATCTCTGAGGGTAAGATTATTGCGGTAGGCCAGAACTTGGCTACGCCAGTAACAGTTGATACAGCCGCCCCAACGGACGCCGAAAAGGCAACACAGAACTCAAGTGCAACTACAGCAGGGTTAATTGCAGATGCCGTGGTTATTGATGCCACTAATAAGCACATCTATCCCGGATTAATCGCCCTTGATACCACCATGGGGCTGGTTGAAGTTGAGATGATGCGTTCAAGTAATGATGCCTACGAGGTTGGCTTTATCAACCCACAGCTTGAAGCAATTAGCGCTTTTAACCCAGACTCGGAGATCATCCCCACCGTTCGTGTTAATGGCATTACCCATGCTCAAGTTGTGCCACAAGGTGACGGTCTAGCAGGTCAGTCAGCCCTTGTTTCAATGGACAGCTGGACTATCGAAGATGCGCTGGTTGATAGCAATAAACAGTTCCACCTCTATTGGCCTTATATTCGTTGGCTGTCATCTGATACGGAAAAGCGTCAAGAGCAGCTTGACGATCTCAGTCAGCGTGTAGACAAAGTGCACCAAGCATTTGCCGATGCTCACCGTTATCAACTGGCGCTGAAAGCGGGTAAAATTGCTAAAATCGATCTACGCTGGCAAGCATTAACATCCCTATTTGATGGCAATGCGCAGCTGTTTGTCCATGCTCAGTCACAACAGCAGATAGAGGAAGCAATAGCACTGAGCAAGATCTATGGCTTTAAGATAGTCATTGTGGGCGGTTATGATGCTTGGCGATTAGCGGATGTGTTAAGTGAGGTCAATGCATCGGTTATTTATACCCAAACATTGAGTTTGCCTAAGCGCAGGGATGAGCCGATTGATCTCGCATTTAAGATCCCAGCACTACTTAAGCAAGCCAATATTCCATTTGCACTGGGTTTCTCATCTGACTGGAACAGCCGTAATTTACCCTTTGCAGCAGGACAAACCGTTGCTTATGGATTAACCAAGTCGCAAGCGCTACAAAGCATTACCCTTGATGCAGCAAAAATACTCGGTATCGATGATATGGGCGCGATCGCCCCTGGATTTAAAGCCAATATAATTATTGCTACTGGCGACATATTAGATCCGATGCAAGCCGCAATAGAGTCGGTATACATTGATGGTCGAAAAATTGATTTAAATAATCGTCATCAACAGCTTTATCAAAAGTACCTAAAGCGCTAA
- the rcsF gene encoding Rcs stress response system protein RcsF has product MKYLLPASLVLLLSACAGEYAFNSNLDSDAINDYFKVSDVTLYEGSVQPRGPYEIKGLVEGETCQIGDNDAPASIVEARTLARRAAADKQANGLVIKNCLLIEEATPNCVTRALCVGQAIATTSVQE; this is encoded by the coding sequence ATGAAATACCTACTTCCAGCATCTCTTGTCCTTTTACTTAGCGCATGTGCGGGTGAATATGCCTTTAACAGTAACCTTGATAGCGATGCGATTAATGACTACTTCAAAGTATCCGATGTCACCCTCTATGAAGGAAGTGTTCAACCTAGAGGGCCATATGAAATAAAAGGTCTAGTTGAAGGTGAAACCTGCCAAATTGGTGACAATGATGCTCCCGCGTCTATCGTTGAAGCTCGCACCTTGGCTCGCCGTGCTGCTGCCGACAAACAGGCTAACGGTCTAGTGATTAAAAACTGTCTTTTAATCGAAGAAGCAACACCCAACTGTGTTACTCGCGCCCTTTGTGTTGGCCAAGCAATTGCTACTACCAGCGTACAAGAATAA
- the tsaA gene encoding tRNA (N6-threonylcarbamoyladenosine(37)-N6)-methyltransferase TrmO, whose translation MSFTNQIQAVAYCRTPYKQKFGIPRQPGLVPAARGFVELAAPFNQVDAVRGLEQYSHLWLLFCFHENLAQGWKTTVRPPRLGGNEKLGVFATRSTFRPNGIGQSVVKLHAVHTDNGKVRLEISGMDLLDGTPIVDIKPYIPFSDAINDAYAGIAQDAPALASVTFCETAQQQLQQYQQNPAYPRLAELIEDVLAQDPRPAYKKAKEDPKLYQVALYDLDILWKMLPQGVEVLEIIPSQVGISNTSDTP comes from the coding sequence ATGTCCTTTACTAACCAGATCCAAGCTGTCGCATATTGCCGCACGCCTTATAAACAAAAGTTTGGCATTCCGCGCCAACCGGGGCTCGTTCCCGCAGCTCGCGGCTTTGTTGAACTCGCCGCCCCCTTTAATCAAGTTGATGCAGTGCGAGGACTTGAGCAATACTCTCACCTTTGGTTGTTGTTCTGCTTTCATGAGAATTTGGCACAGGGCTGGAAGACTACGGTTCGTCCGCCAAGATTAGGCGGCAATGAAAAGCTTGGTGTATTTGCCACTCGCTCAACTTTCAGGCCAAATGGCATCGGCCAATCGGTGGTGAAATTGCATGCAGTGCATACCGACAATGGTAAAGTCAGGCTTGAGATCTCAGGTATGGACTTACTCGATGGCACACCGATTGTCGATATAAAACCCTATATACCGTTCTCTGACGCCATTAATGACGCCTATGCCGGCATAGCCCAAGATGCGCCAGCGTTGGCAAGTGTGACATTTTGCGAAACAGCCCAGCAGCAACTGCAGCAGTATCAGCAAAATCCCGCTTACCCACGCTTAGCTGAGCTCATTGAAGATGTATTGGCGCAAGACCCCCGCCCAGCTTACAAAAAAGCAAAGGAGGATCCTAAACTCTATCAAGTCGCCCTCTATGACTTAGATATACTGTGGAAAATGTTGCCGCAAGGAGTTGAAGTACTTGAAATCATCCCTTCACAAGTGGGCATATCTAATACCTCGGACACACCATAA
- a CDS encoding acyltransferase, whose amino-acid sequence MTIAAKPDYQTQHKKRLSYMPWLYFSLKEKHLVWAKPWQDEVQAHFSAVETVLIGENCFIAPEANLFAEPGRNIEMGKQCMIAADSFLHGPISLGDEVAINHGCSFDGGRHGITIGNQTRIANNVTIYAFNHGMAPNSPIYQQASNSKGVMIGDDVWIGAQAGIVDGVTIGDHAVVGMGAVVTKDVAQYAIVAGNPARVIGDRRDKV is encoded by the coding sequence ATGACCATAGCGGCTAAGCCTGATTACCAAACCCAGCATAAAAAACGTCTGTCCTATATGCCATGGCTGTATTTTTCGTTGAAAGAGAAACACCTAGTTTGGGCTAAACCTTGGCAAGATGAAGTACAAGCTCACTTTAGCGCCGTTGAGACAGTATTGATTGGCGAGAACTGCTTTATTGCCCCTGAGGCAAATCTGTTTGCCGAGCCAGGTCGTAATATTGAAATGGGTAAGCAGTGTATGATCGCCGCCGACAGTTTTTTACACGGCCCTATCAGCTTGGGTGATGAGGTCGCCATCAATCATGGTTGTTCATTCGATGGTGGCCGCCATGGGATCACCATTGGCAACCAAACCCGTATCGCTAATAATGTCACCATCTATGCTTTTAACCATGGTATGGCGCCAAATAGCCCTATTTATCAACAAGCCTCTAACTCTAAAGGCGTGATGATTGGTGACGATGTATGGATTGGCGCGCAAGCTGGCATTGTCGATGGTGTCACTATAGGTGATCATGCGGTAGTGGGTATGGGGGCTGTCGTTACTAAAGATGTTGCCCAGTACGCCATTGTTGCAGGTAATCCAGCTAGAGTGATCGGTGATAGACGGGATAAGGTTTAA
- a CDS encoding LysR family transcriptional regulator: protein MKLRSLKYFQSVYELGSITAAAKSCFVSQPSITAAISQLEQLLGIALFIRHAGGVRPTSAADKLYPLAREMSDNEQSILHLFSDGPTPVPLKLGLMRSLGAERMSSLLNDLSKRIDDLELTLVDPDEACDARVVLSQSINSSETFLPIWLDRYQLAIPKSWSLATKPVISIEDLDGLAFINRTPCDAFEKLKQAMALKGVQFQSRANIRTIEYAWPLVNAGVGVALLPDWGEIRQNEGIVLRPIEGVELIKKIGLAYTLGRLSEPLITAIKSVCKASQNRGETL from the coding sequence ATGAAACTCAGATCATTAAAGTACTTTCAGTCAGTCTATGAACTGGGTAGCATCACAGCCGCTGCTAAAAGCTGTTTTGTCTCCCAACCCTCTATAACTGCAGCGATATCACAACTGGAGCAGTTGCTCGGTATCGCGCTATTTATTCGTCATGCTGGCGGTGTTAGGCCGACCTCAGCAGCCGATAAACTCTACCCATTAGCACGTGAAATGAGTGACAACGAGCAATCTATCTTGCATCTGTTTAGTGATGGTCCGACTCCGGTACCATTGAAACTTGGCTTAATGCGCTCATTGGGTGCAGAGCGAATGAGCTCGCTGCTGAATGACTTATCTAAACGGATTGATGATCTTGAACTGACCTTAGTCGACCCCGATGAGGCTTGTGATGCACGGGTGGTGTTATCTCAGTCCATTAACAGTAGCGAGACTTTTCTACCGATCTGGCTAGATAGATATCAACTGGCCATACCAAAGAGTTGGTCGCTGGCGACTAAGCCTGTAATTAGTATTGAAGATCTTGATGGGCTCGCCTTTATAAATCGCACTCCCTGTGATGCATTTGAGAAGTTAAAACAGGCGATGGCCCTCAAAGGAGTACAGTTCCAGAGCCGGGCAAACATCAGAACTATCGAGTATGCTTGGCCACTAGTGAACGCTGGAGTTGGCGTTGCTCTATTGCCTGATTGGGGGGAGATCAGACAAAATGAAGGCATAGTATTGCGCCCCATAGAGGGGGTTGAACTGATTAAAAAAATTGGCTTGGCGTACACGCTGGGTCGGCTTAGTGAGCCATTAATTACCGCCATTAAATCGGTATGTAAAGCATCGCAGAATCGAGGAGAAACTCTATAA
- a CDS encoding 3-oxoacid CoA-transferase subunit A gives MIDKLMLSPSAAVADIFDGATVMIGGFGESGSPIELIHALIDHGARNLTVINNNTGSGHVGLAALIENGQVGKMICSFPRTANSTVFPDLYRAGKIELELVPQGTLAERIRAGGAGIPAFYTATSVGTPLADGKKHEMFDGREYVQELGLKADFALIKSRQADRLGNLRYNKTARNFAPIMAMAANCTIVQTQEYSEAGAIDPEIVVTPGIFVDRIVTVKQPAQESKLVAAGVTYP, from the coding sequence ATGATAGATAAACTGATGCTCTCGCCATCGGCAGCTGTTGCCGATATCTTCGATGGTGCAACGGTAATGATTGGCGGTTTTGGCGAGTCTGGTAGTCCAATTGAGCTTATCCATGCCCTTATCGATCATGGCGCTAGAAACCTCACCGTCATCAATAACAACACCGGCAGCGGTCATGTTGGTTTGGCGGCACTGATTGAAAACGGCCAAGTAGGCAAGATGATCTGCTCATTTCCACGCACTGCTAATTCAACTGTGTTTCCCGACCTTTACCGCGCGGGAAAAATTGAACTTGAGCTAGTGCCTCAAGGCACATTAGCAGAGCGCATTCGCGCTGGCGGTGCTGGTATTCCCGCATTTTACACCGCAACATCGGTCGGTACCCCGCTCGCCGATGGCAAGAAACATGAGATGTTCGATGGCCGTGAGTATGTGCAAGAACTGGGGCTTAAAGCCGACTTTGCGCTCATTAAATCACGACAAGCGGATAGGTTGGGTAATCTGCGCTATAACAAAACCGCACGAAACTTTGCCCCTATAATGGCGATGGCCGCTAACTGCACCATAGTGCAGACTCAGGAGTATTCAGAGGCGGGAGCAATCGACCCCGAGATAGTGGTGACCCCTGGCATTTTTGTCGACCGAATTGTGACCGTCAAGCAGCCAGCACAAGAGTCGAAACTTGTCGCAGCAGGAGTAACCTACCCATGA
- a CDS encoding 3-oxoacid CoA-transferase subunit B, which translates to MSNPITDTKQQTQAPQSTEQKPLGWSREQMAQKAAQDIPDGAYVNLGIGIPEKVARYVPEGREVIYHTENGLLGMGPKPNDEEIDFELINAGKKPVSAIAGAAYFHHADSFAMIRGQHIDICVLGAMQVSQKGDLANWSTGAVDAIPAVGGAMDLVAGVKTIFVITQHTTKQGDAKLLENCSYPLTGQGVVSRIYTDLAVIKVTKHGLEVVELAPAVDFDYVQQRTACELIRP; encoded by the coding sequence ATGAGCAACCCGATAACGGATACAAAGCAACAGACTCAAGCTCCTCAATCAACTGAGCAAAAGCCGCTTGGCTGGAGCCGCGAACAGATGGCGCAAAAGGCGGCGCAGGACATTCCCGATGGTGCCTACGTCAATTTGGGTATAGGGATCCCAGAGAAGGTTGCACGCTATGTGCCCGAAGGACGCGAGGTGATCTACCATACCGAAAATGGCTTACTGGGTATGGGGCCAAAGCCTAATGATGAAGAGATAGATTTTGAGCTGATCAATGCCGGCAAGAAGCCTGTTTCGGCAATAGCTGGAGCTGCATATTTTCACCATGCCGATAGCTTTGCCATGATCCGCGGCCAGCATATCGATATCTGTGTATTAGGCGCTATGCAGGTGTCTCAAAAAGGCGATCTTGCCAACTGGTCAACTGGCGCCGTCGATGCAATTCCTGCAGTAGGCGGCGCGATGGATCTAGTGGCTGGAGTGAAAACCATCTTCGTCATCACACAGCACACCACAAAACAGGGCGATGCCAAGCTGTTAGAAAACTGTAGTTATCCGCTGACAGGCCAAGGCGTTGTCAGTCGCATCTATACTGATCTCGCCGTGATTAAGGTAACCAAGCATGGCCTTGAAGTGGTAGAGCTGGCACCTGCTGTCGATTTTGATTATGTGCAGCAACGCACGGCCTGTGAGCTTATTCGCCCCTAG